The proteins below come from a single Bombyx mori chromosome 19, ASM3026992v2 genomic window:
- the LOC101743384 gene encoding serine--tRNA ligase, cytoplasmic, whose amino-acid sequence MVLDLDLFRADKDGNPDKIRENQKKRFKDVALVDAVVEQDTLWRKLRHEADNFNKLKNVCSKEIGLKMKNKEPSGSEDEPVPSEIANNLVNLTGDNLKPLTVNQIKKVRVLIDNAISKNDEGLLAAEKARSAALREVGNHLHESVPVDDDEDHNLVERTDGDCGFRKKYSHVDLICMIDGMDGERGSAVAGGRGYYLKGPAVFLEQALVQLSLRMLLEKGYTPLYTPFFMRKEVMQEVAQLAQFDEELYKVIGKGSENKGDTVVEEKYLIATSEQPIAAFHRDEWLPESSLPIKYAGLSTCFRQEVGSHGRDTRGIFRVHQFEKVEQFVLTSPHDNASWQMMDEMINNAEEFCKALGLPYRVVNIVSGALNHAASKKLDLEAWFPGSGAFRELVSCSNCLEYQARRLLVRYGQTKKMNAATEYVHMLNATMCATTRVICAILEVHQTEDGIKVPEILKPWLPKQYQELIPFVKPAPIDVEAAAAAKKGKKQEKK is encoded by the exons ATGGTCCTCGACTTAGACTTATTTCGTGCCGATAAAGACGGTAATCCAGATAAAATTCGAGAAAATCAGAAGAAGAGATTTAAAGATGTTGCCCTTGTGGATGCAGTCGTCGAGCAAGACACCTTGTGGAGGAAATTGCGCCACGAAGCTGACAATTTCAATAAACTGAAGAATGTATGTAGCAAAGAAATTGGTTTGAAAATGAAGAACAAGGAACCCAGTGGCTCTGAAGACGAACCCGTCCCCTCGGAGATCGCCAATAACCTGGTAAACCTCACCGGCGATAACTTGAAGCCTCTCAcagtaaatcaaataaaaaaa GTAAGAGTATTAATAGATAATGCAATATCAAAGAATGATGAAGGGTTATTGGCTGCTGAGAAAGCGCGTTCCGCTGCACTCAGGGAAGTTGGAAATCATCTGCATGAGTCTGTACcagttgatgatgatgaagaccATAACTTGGTAGAAAGGACAGACGGAGACTGCGGCTTTAGAAAAAAGTACTCTCATGTGGATCTGATCTGCATGATTGATG gaATGGATGGAGAGAGGGGATCAGCTGTAGCAGGTGGTCGTGGTTATTATCTGAAAGGTCCTGCAGTATTCCTAGAACAAGCCCTCGTTCAACTTTCTCTAAGAATGTTACTTGAGAAAGGATATACGCCCTTGTACACACCATTCTTCATGCGAAAAGAG GTTATGCAAGAGGTAGCACAACTAGCTCAATTTGACGAAGAACTGTACAAAGTCATAGGGAAAGGTTCTGAAAACAAGGGCGACACTGTTGTCGAAGAGAAATACCTTATCGCTACATCAGAACAGCCCATAGCTGCTTTCCACAGGGATGAATGGCTTCCAGAATCATCTCTTCCCATCAA ATATGCGGGACTCTCCACATGCTTCAGACAAGAGGTTGGATCTCATGGACGTGACACGCGTGGTATCTTTCGAGTACATCAATTTGAAaag gTGGAACAATTTGTTCTAACATCTCCTCATGATAACGCATCTTGGCAAATGATGGACGAAATGATAAACAATGCTGAAGAGTTCTGCAAAGCACTAGGACTACCGTACCGTGTCGTGAACATCGTGTCTGGAGCTCTAAACCATGCAGCTTCCAAGAAGCTAGACTTGGAGGCCTGGTTCCCAGGATCCGGTGCGTTCAGGGAACTTGTCTCTTGTAGTAACTGTCTGGAGTACCAAGCCAGAAGATTGCTTGTAAG GTACGGTCAGACGAAAAAGATGAACGCTGCCACTGAATACGTGCACATGCTGAACGCGACCATGTGCGCCACCACCAGGGTCATTTGCGCCATACTCGAGGTACACCAGACAGAGGACGGCATCAAG GTACCGGAAATCCTCAAACCTTGGCTTCCCAAGCAGTATCAAGAATTAATACCGTTCGTGAAACCCGCACCCATTGACGTGGAGGCGGCCGCTGCAGCCAAAAAAGGaaagaaacaagaaaaaaaatga
- the LOC101743249 gene encoding tumor susceptibility gene 101 protein has product MTNHEAVLKQLLSKYKHRDFTSREVINLLQVYRSLTYRLEAFIFNNGSRKELLNIEGTIPVNYKGAFYNIPVSIWLMDTHPQNAPLCFVKPTSDMSIKVSKYVDTNGKVYLPYLHEWSSNSSTLKNLVQCMITAFGELPPVYSKPRNVAMPMFAAKPFMPESSGYPLPMPTPGYPTTTPYPTTSSLPYPNYGSPYPGTASTNGLPYPPAPITTPYPPASQYGPSTEGAGGTITEEHIKASLLSAVEDKLRRRLKEQSQQSQAELETLRRTQQELGEGKSRIEDIITRLQRERSELDKNVMILQEKEKELQAAVERLADQEGVDVDEAVVTTAPLYSQLLNAFAEEATLEDAIYYMGEALRKEVIDLDTFLKQVRTLARRQFTLRALMHKCRQKAQLAC; this is encoded by the coding sequence atgaCCAACCACGAAGCTGTATTGAAACAATTGttatcgaaatataaacatCGGGACTTCACTTCTCGAGAAGTAATTAACTTGCTACAAGTGTACAGAAGCTTAACTTATCGTTTGGAAGCATTTATCTTTAATAATGGTTCCAGAAAAGAGCTTTTGAATATTGAAGGTACAATTCCCGTAAATTACAAAGGAGCCTTTTATAACATACCCGTGTCAATATGGCTCATGGACACTCATCCTCAAAATGCGCCTTTGTGTTTTGTGAAACCGACATCTGACATGTCTATCAAGGTATCGAAGTACGTTGACACTAACGGAAAAGTTTATTTACCTTATCTTCACGAGTGGTCTTCGAATTCTTCCACTTTGAAGAATCTGGTGCAGTGCATGATTACAGCATTTGGTGAATTACCTCCGGTGTATTCTAAGCCACGTAATGTTGCTATGCCTATGTTCGCTGCGAAACCGTTTATGCCAGAATCGTCAGGATATCCCTTACCAATGCCTACTCCAGGGTATCCTACTACAACACCATATCCTACAACTTCAAGTTTACCATATCCTAATTATGGTTCACCATATCCTGGAACAGCGAGTACAAATGGTCTGCCATATCCTCCAGCACCAATAACTACACCTTACCCCCCTGCATCACAATATGGTCCTAGTACAGAAGGTGCTGGGGGTACCATTACTGAAGAGCATATTAAAGCATCGCTACTGTCTGCTGTTGAAGACAAATTAAGAAGACGTCTTAAAGAACAATCTCAGCAATCACAGGCTGAACTTGAAACCTTACGTAGGACTCAGCAAGAACTTGGTGAAGGAAAGTCTCGGATTGAAGACATAATTACGAGACTTCAAAGGGAGCGTTCAGAACTAGATAAGAATGTAATGATTTTACAAGAGAAGGAAAAAGAGTTGCAAGCAGCCGTGGAACGTTTGGCTGACCAGGAGGGTGTGGATGTTGATGAAGCAGTAGTGACAACTGCACCACTGTATTCCCAACTTCTAAATGCTTTTGCTGAAGAAGCTACCCTAGAAGATGCTATTTATTACATGGGTGAAGCTCTGCGGAAGGAAGTTATAGATTTGGACACATTTTTGAAGCAAGTCCGCACATTGGCACGTCGACAGTTTACACTAAGGGCATTGATGCATAAATGCAGGCAAAAGGCTCAGTTAGcttgctaa